The nucleotide sequence GACGTGTACGGGAATCTTGCTCTTGTCAATCTGCTATTATACAGAACGAGACTCAAAACGTTCCTACAGAGTTTGGGTACTTGTCTATCACATGTTCACTCTCCAATTAATACTGAAGTTGTCTATACGTAGTCCATCATATATACTTACATCTGGTGGAAGAAAATAAATCGCAATCATGACTACATATATCCACATATTCATACTTTATCCGTATTTCAAAAAACAATATGTTGAATACTGCTACACTGTGATCATTATTAAAGCAATAGACTATCAGCTCTGTCCAGAAACCCATGTATTACTTACTTTTTACATAGAAACTAACATGAACGGAAAGCATAACATTCTCTGTACGAAGTACTGAATAGAAAAATCTACCATATGCAAAAGCGATAACCCCAAAGATTGGGACTATTACAATACAAAAGTTTCCTGAACCACCTGTTCATCTTGTCAACCCATATTCAACTAATAGCCGTATTATGTTAATACATATCGCGTAAGCTACCAAACCTGTGTATGTCCAAACACAGGAGATGGTAGCTGATAGAGTGGTTTGTATGAATAGTTGTGTAGTTTTATTACAACTGAAACTGAAATTACTGAAATTATATCACAAACGgcaaattattacaaaatagtcataaaaataataagacATACGTAAGGTGGTCTCTGTTTCTATAATATTTGTGTAATTAATTGTCTTACCAAAGTGATGAATACAGCGTAACTCTGTAACTCGTATCTTCTATTTACTCTAGAAATTGACTTATAAGGCCTCTGATTAGGCATTATGCCCTTAATTTCCGCATTTTTATTCGACGATTTAAAGTCTTTTCATCTGTGAGATCATTTGAAAGGCAATGAATGgctgatgaaagagaaacattaTACTACCAACGTCCTCAATATATTCGCATGTCTCTCTATTTCAAAAGACTATAGAAAACCATGTTGTTCATTTCGTTTCTCAGGAGCTGACCCTCGGGTCGTGTACTAGAATACGAGGTCCATTAAATAACTGTATATTAAAGAgacttttttctttcaaactatAGAAGTGGTAATTAAATCAATTCTACAACACTGTCGAGGTTGAGGGTACACAACGTGCGGATCGCGGTTTCTTAGTGGACTATTTCGTTTGCCTTATACTAGTGAAATTTTGCATCAACACGCGGACTTCATCAGTTACACATATTGCCTCGTTTCATATATAGAAATGCTACTGAAAATAAAGCTATGAAACTTCTGCAAGTGCAATTATGTCTTACATACTTTGACTGAGTGCTGCTGGTAGCCTGCGATAAGGACTAAACTAAGCTGTGGTCTAAAACAGACTAACATTAATTTGATTTTCTATACAGTCACCCCAGTCAGACTTAATCTTTAGCAAGCCAACTGCAACTTACATAACGCTTGTAGGTGGGCAATTCTTTTAGCCGGATCGGAAATTATTTGAATCCATATCCGCGACGATAGAGACTTCCTTTCTGATAGCCCTTTAGCCAAGGCACTCATACTATCATATTTACTGGTTCATGTCATGTGTACAATCCTCGACTCTCTAATTGCAAagctcaatatatatatgacagcTGCCCATCGCCGATATCCAGTGAATATCAACTAAATCAAAGATATTTAGAAGCAGTGTATCTAGGGAAAGCAAGGTACGCGAAATCGCTTCATTTTGTTTCTATGATGCCATGTAATGGAAGTTTCTTCGTTCTTGTGATTTTGTTATCACAACCTATTAAAGTGACGACCTTAAGGGTAGATAAAATATTTGCTAATAAATTCATCGTGGTTTTTTCCCCAGTTACTACAATCCGAACTATGGTATATCATCTGTACCGTGTAGACAATTgctatattatttttcttccatttcataGTTGATGTTTACACAACGCAATATACGAGATGCTTAGGAATGTAATTTAGTGTATGAGCTGGATCTGAAACGAAAAGTCACAATAAACCTTGTTCCCATATTAGCATTTTAATTATTGGCAAAATTTCGTTATTTATGTGGCcttatatttgtttcatttcatttattgaaaccagtataaatatagcatatttataaaagGAGTACACATgtcaaactaaaaataaataaatatgaaaaccatgatagataagatgttcaaaagattgcacaacaagaaagcattaaaactatgtacattactagaactaggtgaaacaattagtAAAATTAAAGAAGAGGTTCCAAATTACCAAATTGAATGTATATTGCAGCACGGTAGATGAAAGAGTTCTTATAAAGTTGAATTCTATATTTTGGCAAGATATGAGGGTTCCTAAGATTCCTGGTAGCTTTCACCAACAGACAATTAAGTGGCCCATGTAGTGTGTGATCTTTGTCATCTCTAAGTTTATTTGTCATCCTTACAAATTCATTCTTTGCAGCTGTGCTTACATTCAATATACGTGAAGTATATCTCGTCAGTCTATGCTTGTCAGAAGATGATATAAAGTGATACCATACGGGAACAGCATAAAGTACGTGTGGCAGAATAAAGGAGCTGAACACATTTTTCCTTGCACCTTCATTAAAGAATGACACAATATAGGCAAGACTTGATACAAAATAATACACTTTGCTCAAGATTTTCGAGATATGCGACGTGAACGTTAGATTGTCATCAAGGCATACTCCTACGTATTCAGTTCTTGATGTTCGCTCTACCTCAGATTCATGTATGGTGACACCTTGTGATTTTGCAGACCGAAGCCCTTGATGTTTTATGTTGATATTAGCAAAGCACATTTCCTTCGACTTCTTAGCATTTAGCATCAAATTCTTTCTGTCACATGTTGTAACGGTCGCGGCAGTGCAAATCTTATCCTACTATATCCACAATGGCCAAGAAAGTAGTGCGAGGAagataacaattttattttctctgGTATTGTCACTTCCAATTGACAACATCTTTGATGAAAATCTGTGAGACAATTTATGATGTCATTTTAGTCACTACAATTGAAAGAATGAATAAAGAGTGCTATTACGTTACAAGTATCCTTATATAATACGATTGAATGGATACATTATTTATTTTCGTAAATTATTCGCTCAACGAGATTACTGCGTAAGCTAGCGATTGACTGAATACATAGGACGTCTTTCCTTTACATTATTGTATGATTTGTTTTGCAGGGTCGTTTATGTATATCAAAGTCCATGGTTATGGTAACAAAACCCTCAACTGAGGTTAAGCTTTTGTTTACTGAACGATAACACTATTTTATATCACAAATCTATTCGACCGTGTATAATATGAACTTTGCTCATCACGGTATACGTGTGTAATGATGCATGTTGGGAACACACAACGACGCCATCTTAATGACGAGAAATGCCGTTAAAACAGCAGTTACTGGAATATCTACtgatatttctgaaatataatGCAACGTTGATAGGAATAAATGTTAGCTGAGgtaagtatatagatatattaatCTTACTCATATAGTTTAAATCTTTAAAATACTGAATTCTAGCGTGGAAGGTCTAACGGTGGTTGAATGATCATTATTACAGGTAAAACGAGCAACTGTATCAATTAAAGGGATGTGTGATGTTCAGACCAACAATATCGAAATCGATATATGTCACATGCAGAAACCGTCAGGTTTGTGGTAAAAGTAAGTATATTATTATCTATACCTGCCACCATGTTAACAGAGGAAACGAACTAGTTatattatacataatataaTAAATGTACTAAAAGAGAACATATCACATGTTAAACGACTGTAAAACTGCAACTGAACGTTAGTTGCATTTGCACAAATCCTATTTAATTGTTGCAACATGTTTCATAGTGACATACTGGTATTACGTAATGCTAAAAAGCTATAATGGTGTATGTTAGAAAGAGGACAGATGTCTTTTAGACGTATGGCTATCTTTGACAGACTCAACTTTTGGTTCTTTCTTCTCGTGCAGATGGAGCAGCAGCTTATTAAGGAGTTGAAGGAAGCTTACCACCGCCTCTACGCACATTCTCATCCGATAGCATCAGTAAATGTTAAAGCGGTGAATAATTTCTTCATAGAAGGTGGAATTGAATATTTAGTAAACAACtctggaaatgttgaaaaatgggAATCTTTAGAAAATTATCGCAGTATAAGGTTAGACCCGAGAGTTAAATCAAATCGTCGTATCATAGAGGCAGGACCTGGATGTGGCAAGACAGCCTTGACTGTTCAACTTGCCCGTGATTGGTCCATTGGTGGACCAGGATCAAGTTTAAATGACGTGAAAGTTCTGATTGTAATGAAAATTTGTGAACTGGTAGAAGTGACTTCAATCTATGAATGTATTAAACAGTCTTTACAAACTGACTCAAATCTAACTGTTAATAACATTAAAGAGGTACTCCGCCAAACCtcatctgttttatttgttttggatGGTGTCGATGAATATCATGATTATGGCAGCAAAGTAAAAACTGACATTTTGGCTATTATTGAAAAGGAAATGCTTCCACACTTTGAAGTTGTCCTAACAACACGTTCGCAATTTGTACAGAAGAGATACTCCAAAGATTTTAAACGTATTCGTCTAACTGGATTCGACAGGCTTACTCAAGATAAGTATCTTCGTAAAGTTTTTAcgaaagatgatgatgatgatgatgcaacAGAGAGAATCAGAGAATCTCTCCAGGATAATCCCATTCTTGGAGATCTCTGTCGGGTTCCATTCTTCTTTATTATATACGCACATATTACACATGATAACGACATGATAAAACGATATACAACAATGACGGGTTACTTTCGTAATATGATTTCATGTTTCCACGATCATTTCAAGAGAAAGTTTCACAAGCACAATCAACATACACACGTTGATGAGGAGTCTAATCATACGAAGCTTAACGAGGTAGCTTTTGAAAGCCTGGTTGGATATTCCACTGTCTCCTGGACCAGAGACTACCTCTGTAAAAATCTTGGCAAAGAAAGTTTCGATCAATATTTACGTATTGGGATCTTTGTAGAAGTTCGTGAGAAGAAATCTGCAGGTGCAAAGTTGGCAAGAAAAGTCAGATTTAATCATAGTTTGTTCTGTGAATGGTATGCGGCAAATCACGTTGTGGATGTTATTGCAAAACTTGGCAGTAAATTTGAAACCTGTAGTGACGAATACTTAATTGAGTTGTTAGAGGATTTATATCCATCTGATTATCAGCACCTTTATCGATTTATCTGTGGAATATACCCGGACGTAGCTAAACACATTATACACTACATCCGAGGTATGGAAGGTAGCGAAGAATTTACCATTCTCTGTCTCCTGGAGCAGATTGGGAGCAGACACGCTGTTATGGAAACTGTGAAAGAGCTTTGTTCTAGACCCATCCATTTATCACATGTAGACAGCAAACTGCTCCAGAGGTCAACGCTACAGATACTGGCTATAGCCTCTCATCATAAGGTGCGAATTAAAGAAACCCTTACAAAAATCTTATCTTCATATCTTAACTTGCAATGTAAGAACGATATGATTTGATAAATAACCTTGCACAGGGGTAAAATAGGAACTTTGTTATGTTGAAAAAGGACACCCATATACTATACTTAAATATAAGCCTCGAATATTACTTAATAATACATTTTCTGCATTTCAGGTTACAGTATCACGTTTAATGCTGCATGAAGCCATTGACTCGGTGGATGTTTCTAGAAATGAAATCGTACTTACTTCCGGCCTTCGTCTATCATCTCAAACAACTCTCGGTCAACTCTGGATTGAGATGACTGCAAACAATTGGACAGAGAAAAACTTGCAGGATCTATTCATCTATGCAGCCAGTTGTGAAAACTTAAGCTCAGTCGCGTAAGTACTAAATTTGTCAGTGCATTTTACAAGAATTTCAGTTTATTCACAGACCTTTCTAGAGAATTATCAAATGTTGTTTGTATCAGCTTGACAGTTTTGGAAAGTGTCAAAACAACACAGTGAATTTAGCAATACGGGTTTGTATGTTCGATTCCGTCATCAACCGATAATTACCAATTAAGTTACTAAATTAATTATTGTTTCTGCTCTCCTTAAACAATGGAATACACTTTTATTAACTGTAAGTAATGCAAGATTTTCAGCACCCATGGAGTAGACCAATACTATAACACATTCCTTAATGAAGCTATTAGATTAACGACTTACGTTGAGAACATGTGCGTGTTCATTTACAGGCTTATCGCATTATCGATCAACATCAAAAATCATAGAAGGAAATGTAATAtcagtaatatataatatagtaacatatcccatatttaatatatttaggACATTATTAATCCTGAATTGAATAATTTGTTTacatatgatattattttatatggATTCATTTCTGTTGTATGTCTTTCTTTACATCTATAGATTTTCATTCTGCTTAATGCCTCGTCGTTTTAGTGACGTTTCCAGTCTATCAACGCTTCATGAAAAGAAAGTGCAAGGTATTTGCATCAGATATCATTATTATTCCCAGAGTAACCGAAACAAAATATACCGGGTAACCTGTATTGACATAATACTTCCTAGAAGTTGTTTATGAGTtgacaataataacaaacatCTTTGTAAAGGCTTAGTGTACATGTTTGTTATTTGCGAATGATGTTATCATACGGTGTCATACGTTTAATCATGATATTTGTGTCTCCCGTATAATTAAGTCTATATTTTTCTATTAATTTTTAGTTCTGTGGTATCCTTCACTCGTCTCCTTTCGTCTAAATCTACAAACTGGTTTTTGGGAGGTAAGTTGTATTCCAGAAACAAATTTTCTCACTTTAACTACGTATTTAAGTACAAGATTTATTGTATGTCATTTCATTGTATCTCTTTTGTTaggttttcatttatatgtttAAGGACCGCCAACAATAAATACAAGTTATCATACAAGTATATAAAAGAATGAACAAAGGCCGTCTTCTTCTATATCAAGGATCGCAAGTATATGATGGTATATTTACATTGTAATATCAACATTCTAGTAAACATCTACAAAGTAATCATATGGTAATACGGAATGCTTTAACCAATAAAtttttcgaaaaattcacaACCATGGCTTTAGGAATGCACTTGAGTTAAAGGGAGACGAAGGTTTCAGTTAACCCAATCTGTTAAATATCATCGCTACTTTGAAAACTCATTTCATTCTGTGTCGTTTTATAGCACACGAGTGGCAGCCAGATGACAGACGAGGAACTTGAAAGGGAGGTAGGTGAAATAGTCTCAATATTGCTATAAAATCCTTGGTATCTGTTTCAGGATTGTAGGAGACAGTCCCACATCTCCGCTTGTACATAATAGTCTTATGTAATGTGTATGTAAAGCGTATATATAGAAGACTTGTCACTACATATCGTATCATCGTGTACGGAAGAGATTACATTAATGGTTTACCAGTAAGCAGATTAAATGATACGTTATAGGCATTACTTAGGTGCTATGAGTTTATTACAGACATATTGTAataagaaacaaacatagataCTACGTCTCCATGCTCAAACGGGGTGATGATTCAAATATCCGTATATATGTTGGTGTAGTGCTGAGTAAATAAACAATTTGCTTCTGGTCATTAGTGCATTATTACAAACATGGCttacaaaaatgtcaaaagtatacataaatgtataaaaatgttaatataatGTAATGCTATTGATTTTGGTTCTTTTTCAGATTACAATGTGCAAAGAAATGTATCCATCCTTATAATGGGCATTGACTATTAAATAAGGACGCAGTGcaattatcataaaaaaacGCGACTTTTTCTGATACATATCTTATATAGGTGGAACATGACTATATACTAATTGCAGTtaactattaatttactttctatAATTCAAAGATGCAGTAgggttattttatttattatgtatCTTTTAAGAAAGTTAAATTTGATTCAATAAGAAGGGATTTACACCTAAGAACACCGACTTGCTCTCAGAGTGGTGAAGTCATAGTTTAACATCCGTAAAAGACTGGAACAATTCAACACGACTTAAAGCGACGCCGATGACGACTGACGAGATACCTGAATTGTTTTCCACAACGCTTTCAACATGTTCAATATTTATGATCTTACAGGGTGAAAGAATCGTTGATGATCGA is from Apostichopus japonicus isolate 1M-3 chromosome 16, ASM3797524v1, whole genome shotgun sequence and encodes:
- the LOC139982442 gene encoding uncharacterized protein isoform X2; this translates as MLAEMEQQLIKELKEAYHRLYAHSHPIASVNVKAVNNFFIEGGIEYLVNNSGNVEKWESLENYRSIRLDPRVKSNRRIIEAGPGCGKTALTVQLARDWSIGGPGSSLNDVKVLIVMKICELVEVTSIYECIKQSLQTDSNLTVNNIKEVLRQTSSVLFVLDGVDEYHDYGSKVKTDILAIIEKEMLPHFEVVLTTRSQFVQKRYSKDFKRIRLTGFDRLTQDKYLRKVFTKDDDDDDATERIRESLQDNPILGDLCRVPFFFIIYAHITHDNDMIKRYTTMTGYFRNMISCFHDHFKRKFHKHNQHTHVDEESNHTKLNEVAFESLVGYSTVSWTRDYLCKNLGKESFDQYLRIGIFVEVREKKSAGAKLARKVRFNHSLFCEWYAANHVVDVIAKLGSKFETCSDEYLIELLEDLYPSDYQHLYRFICGIYPDVAKHIIHYIRGMEGSEEFTILCLLEQIGSRHAVMETVKELCSRPIHLSHVDSKLLQRSTLQILAIASHHKVTVSRLMLHEAIDSVDVSRNEIVLTSGLRLSSQTTLGQLWIEMTANNWTEKNLQDLFIYAASCENLSSVAFSFCLMPRRFSDVSSLSTLHEKKVQVLWYPSLVSFRLNLQTGFWEHTSGSQMTDEELEREITMCKEMYPSL
- the LOC139982442 gene encoding uncharacterized protein isoform X1; its protein translation is MSHAETVRFVVKMEQQLIKELKEAYHRLYAHSHPIASVNVKAVNNFFIEGGIEYLVNNSGNVEKWESLENYRSIRLDPRVKSNRRIIEAGPGCGKTALTVQLARDWSIGGPGSSLNDVKVLIVMKICELVEVTSIYECIKQSLQTDSNLTVNNIKEVLRQTSSVLFVLDGVDEYHDYGSKVKTDILAIIEKEMLPHFEVVLTTRSQFVQKRYSKDFKRIRLTGFDRLTQDKYLRKVFTKDDDDDDATERIRESLQDNPILGDLCRVPFFFIIYAHITHDNDMIKRYTTMTGYFRNMISCFHDHFKRKFHKHNQHTHVDEESNHTKLNEVAFESLVGYSTVSWTRDYLCKNLGKESFDQYLRIGIFVEVREKKSAGAKLARKVRFNHSLFCEWYAANHVVDVIAKLGSKFETCSDEYLIELLEDLYPSDYQHLYRFICGIYPDVAKHIIHYIRGMEGSEEFTILCLLEQIGSRHAVMETVKELCSRPIHLSHVDSKLLQRSTLQILAIASHHKVTVSRLMLHEAIDSVDVSRNEIVLTSGLRLSSQTTLGQLWIEMTANNWTEKNLQDLFIYAASCENLSSVAFSFCLMPRRFSDVSSLSTLHEKKVQVLWYPSLVSFRLNLQTGFWEHTSGSQMTDEELEREITMCKEMYPSL